The DNA window TAGTTCGATTTATTGGCGGGGCCGAACTGGCCGGGGCGCTGGGTTTGATCGTACCAATGCTAACCCGTATCCGACCTTCACTGACTGGTTTAGCCGCCAGTGGATTAACCCTGGTGATGGTTCTGGCCGCTGGATTTCACCTGATACGGGGCGAAGTAACCATGATCGCTCCTAGCCTGGTACTAGGCGCGCTTGCCTGTCTGGTCGCCTGGGGCAGGGCCAAAAAAGCACCGGTCTATTTCAACTGATCAATGGATCGCAGGGAGTTTATAAATCAAACAGTAGCCTTGTCAGCAATGAGCTCACTAAGCACTTTTAAACAATTCACGGATACGCTTCCAACTCAGGCTAAGCGGATGCCAGTGCTGTTTACCTCACACGGGAACCCGATGGATATTCCGCTTTCCAAAGAGGAAAAACCTTTCTGGAATTCCCTGTACGAATTGGGGAAAGGCCTTCAGCATCAATACGAGATAAAAGCGGCCCTGATCGTTTCGGCTCATTGGTGTACAAGCGGGACGTTCGTGAACATCGCTCCCAAACAAACTCAGCTCTACGATTACTACGGGTTTCCACAGGAATACTACACGGTGAAATACCAGGCCAATGGGGCTCCGGACATCGCACGGGAGGTAAAGAAACTTGTTCCGTCTGCTGTAGAAACAACCGACTGGGGACTGGACCACGGTGCCTGGCCGATGCTTATGCACCTGTTCCCCGGCGCTGACATTCCCGTTTTTCAGATGAGCATTTATTACGATGCCAAACCGGATTATCACTATGAATTAGGCAGGCAGCTAAAAGCGTTGCGCGAGAAAGGCGTACTGATCATTGGCAGCGGTTCGATCATCCACAACATCCCGCTGGCCGGCCAAAAGTTCAGAAGTGGCGATATGACACCCTTCGGGTGGGAAGCTGATTATGATGCCTGGATTAAAACACAGATTGAGGACAGGAATATCAGCGCTATTATCAATTACGCAACCAGCCATAAGCTTGGCAAGCTGGCGGCTCCAACGCCCGACCACTTTGTGCCCATTCTCTACAGCCTGGGGTTAATGGGTCCAACCGATGAAGTAGACTACTTCTATGACAGCGCGGTATCGTTCCCTGCCTTCAGCGAACGAAGCTTTATGATCAGTGAAAAGGCATAAAACAGCTCACCCGACCTGATCGACAAGTTGCTGACCTGCTAAGCAAACACAACTCATCCCGAATGAGCCTCCGTGAGTGAACGGGGCTCATTCGGGATGAGTTGTGTTTACTGTTACAGTTTGATACCCTGTGCGGCCATTTGCTTTTCCTGCGCAGCGTGGTTAGCCAGGAACTGCGCGTGTTGCGCATCCGTCCGCACCGTGCCCAGACTAGCCAATTGCTGCTGTAATTCGGCAGCGGGCATGTTGGCCAGGTAGCACGGCGTGCCGGGCTGCTGCCGCCACGACTCGTGCAGGTTGCCGCCATCCACTGTATCAAAGCCCAGCTCCTCAACCAGCGCCATTACCTGCTGCTTGGCAACAGCTTCGTCTCCGGCAACAGGCAGCGCAATGCGGCCGGGCGTACCGGCGGGCTTCCCCAATTTTTCGAGGTCATCGGCCAGAATGTTGTTGAACACCTTCACTACGGGCCGACCCAGGTGTGCCTGAACCCACTCGCTTTCGGTCAAGTCACCGCTCTCCAGTTCGGGTATCTGACCATCGCGTAGCATGGGATAGTAGTTGCTGGTGTCAATTACCGGCACGCCAGCAGATACGCCTTCGAACAAGTCTTTGGGCAACTCAGGAATGTTTTTCAGCGGAATGGTTACCACCGTAATTTCCCCATAACGAGCTG is part of the Spirosoma rhododendri genome and encodes:
- a CDS encoding DoxX family protein, with translation METRIMSKQAPSKGWHIALWVLQVILALAFGMAGFMKLTAPIAELAKQMPWTTEVPAGLVRFIGGAELAGALGLIVPMLTRIRPSLTGLAASGLTLVMVLAAGFHLIRGEVTMIAPSLVLGALACLVAWGRAKKAPVYFN
- a CDS encoding dioxygenase family protein, which encodes MDIPLSKEEKPFWNSLYELGKGLQHQYEIKAALIVSAHWCTSGTFVNIAPKQTQLYDYYGFPQEYYTVKYQANGAPDIAREVKKLVPSAVETTDWGLDHGAWPMLMHLFPGADIPVFQMSIYYDAKPDYHYELGRQLKALREKGVLIIGSGSIIHNIPLAGQKFRSGDMTPFGWEADYDAWIKTQIEDRNISAIINYATSHKLGKLAAPTPDHFVPILYSLGLMGPTDEVDYFYDSAVSFPAFSERSFMISEKA
- a CDS encoding NADPH-dependent F420 reductase, whose protein sequence is MKIGIIGAGFIGSALAVRLTSLGHSVLIANSRGPETLGEVAQKTGATPATAYEAARYGEITVVTIPLKNIPELPKDLFEGVSAGVPVIDTSNYYPMLRDGQIPELESGDLTESEWVQAHLGRPVVKVFNNILADDLEKLGKPAGTPGRIALPVAGDEAVAKQQVMALVEELGFDTVDGGNLHESWRQQPGTPCYLANMPAAELQQQLASLGTVRTDAQHAQFLANHAAQEKQMAAQGIKL